From Petrotoga sp. 9PW.55.5.1, the proteins below share one genomic window:
- a CDS encoding O-antigen ligase, with protein sequence MEANSKIPKDIFIFLALFALIPFLMIPNLVYEYSTQKHLVFALFIVIILFYYLIKYSQKTIFVNYTSSHIFLTFFSIASFLSLISVYIENKHYFPSSLSVALYIVLIVTFSYLVTTRFGRDFKFIEYGLFVFMITGTIIAFDGLLNKFLGFDLFFGKYGDPSQRIALRTTIGNPNFVSDYLAQLLPISIYFTLRKNTNNYVRIYSLTNVFIMFWVILLAQTRSIYLATFLGLGFFLICFALSRKKESLKSYIKTKEFKLWFVLVLSVLTFLFVVFNFETPFNRGGEVLASDRFAAMASVSSWDERTLSWLSAVEQFKDENHRNHLIFGSGINTYPVYAVHYLAEVQAKNPERFLYAWNNFKRAHNDYLQALGETGIIGFLSIILMLLSLVIIFFRTLRNEKDDNKTILFPLLGWSAVVMVVHAFTEFAFHMHPNLILSVFILSSAVSQQFNPKVKQFKINKGYFIIIPLIIIGIWSSFYKIKESGSEAFFVKGNSEYNAMVSLLNASDIQIPNIIRQLESQKNILQNQLFNYTPGSENFQNISRQIDQIQSEINRYENLKIDYSSQAKQKYDNAFNYFEKSLNYNPNFGKSSFYMAQLLTSNIRQNSLNYGDLEKIFNKNINGYNFMVDEFEGAIDLMPFPDKYLRDTVETIYSDSLNDDAKEILLKIQTLYDGINQLEYAYISFNEKNAYRLIGRIYYNIVILYEQLKDYVPSDMIEQVKKLQNDAYLNFHHWEQQAIYILPGGWNRFPEWEDVYHEYLLLTARLMNIYPFQEIIKRIDYITQKEGQADYYMALKFRGIPDNSLKLLNEIYSLLQNNELKKQLAEIVVENYKEVYEYYKEMKEIGSPKYLNYESRVETFFSEYEFFTRRLLN encoded by the coding sequence AAATTCCAAAAGATATATTTATTTTTCTTGCCTTATTTGCTCTAATCCCTTTTTTAATGATTCCAAACCTTGTTTACGAATATTCTACTCAAAAACATCTGGTTTTTGCTTTATTTATAGTAATAATATTATTTTATTATCTAATCAAGTATTCTCAAAAAACAATCTTTGTTAATTATACTTCGTCTCACATTTTCCTGACATTTTTTAGTATTGCTTCTTTTTTATCTTTAATATCGGTTTATATAGAAAATAAGCATTATTTCCCTTCCTCATTATCTGTTGCACTTTACATAGTATTGATAGTGACTTTTTCATATCTTGTAACAACGCGTTTTGGGAGAGATTTCAAATTTATTGAATATGGACTTTTCGTTTTCATGATAACAGGTACAATTATTGCTTTCGATGGGCTTTTAAATAAATTCCTGGGTTTTGATTTATTTTTTGGAAAATATGGAGATCCTTCTCAAAGAATCGCTTTAAGAACAACCATTGGTAATCCAAACTTCGTTTCAGATTATTTGGCACAATTGTTACCAATTTCAATTTATTTTACTTTAAGAAAAAATACCAATAATTATGTAAGAATTTATTCTCTTACAAATGTTTTCATTATGTTTTGGGTTATTTTACTAGCCCAAACGCGCTCGATATACTTAGCCACTTTTTTGGGATTGGGATTTTTCTTAATTTGTTTTGCACTTTCTCGTAAAAAAGAAAGTTTGAAGTCTTACATAAAAACCAAAGAATTTAAATTATGGTTTGTATTAGTTCTATCGGTTCTAACCTTTTTATTTGTAGTATTTAATTTTGAAACCCCTTTCAATAGAGGCGGAGAAGTATTGGCTAGCGATCGTTTTGCAGCTATGGCGTCAGTTTCATCTTGGGATGAAAGAACTTTATCTTGGTTATCTGCTGTTGAGCAATTTAAAGATGAAAATCATAGGAATCATTTAATCTTCGGAAGTGGGATAAACACTTATCCTGTATATGCGGTCCATTATTTAGCAGAAGTTCAAGCTAAGAATCCTGAGAGATTTCTTTATGCTTGGAATAACTTTAAACGAGCACATAATGACTATCTTCAAGCTTTAGGAGAAACAGGAATAATTGGTTTTTTATCGATAATATTAATGCTTTTGAGTTTAGTAATTATCTTTTTTAGAACATTAAGAAATGAAAAAGATGATAATAAAACTATTTTATTTCCCTTACTTGGATGGAGTGCTGTTGTGATGGTTGTACATGCTTTTACTGAATTTGCATTTCATATGCATCCAAACCTTATTTTAAGCGTTTTCATATTATCGAGCGCTGTATCTCAACAATTTAATCCTAAAGTGAAGCAGTTTAAAATCAATAAAGGTTATTTTATTATTATACCTTTAATAATCATAGGGATTTGGTCCTCTTTTTACAAAATAAAAGAAAGTGGTTCAGAAGCTTTTTTTGTCAAAGGTAACAGTGAATATAATGCCATGGTTTCATTGTTAAATGCTTCAGATATTCAAATACCAAACATAATAAGACAACTTGAATCTCAAAAAAACATTCTTCAAAATCAACTTTTTAATTACACACCTGGAAGTGAAAATTTTCAAAACATCAGTAGACAAATCGATCAGATACAATCTGAAATAAATAGATATGAAAATCTCAAAATAGATTATTCTAGTCAAGCAAAACAAAAGTATGATAATGCCTTTAATTATTTTGAAAAATCTCTAAATTATAACCCTAATTTCGGGAAATCCTCATTTTATATGGCACAATTACTTACATCTAATATTAGACAAAATTCTTTGAATTATGGAGACTTGGAGAAAATTTTTAATAAAAATATTAATGGATACAATTTTATGGTTGATGAGTTCGAAGGTGCGATAGATCTAATGCCATTCCCGGATAAATACTTAAGAGATACGGTAGAAACAATATATTCTGATAGCTTGAATGACGATGCAAAAGAGATCCTTCTAAAAATTCAGACACTTTACGATGGAATAAACCAATTAGAATATGCCTATATTTCTTTCAATGAAAAAAACGCCTATCGCTTAATAGGAAGAATTTATTACAACATTGTTATACTATACGAGCAACTCAAAGATTATGTTCCTTCAGACATGATTGAACAAGTCAAAAAATTACAAAATGATGCTTATCTTAACTTTCATCATTGGGAACAACAAGCTATATATATATTACCTGGTGGATGGAATAGATTTCCAGAGTGGGAAGATGTTTATCATGAATATCTTCTTTTAACAGCTAGATTAATGAACATTTATCCCTTCCAAGAAATTATAAAGAGAATAGATTATATTACTCAAAAAGAAGGACAAGCAGATTACTACATGGCTTTGAAATTTAGAGGAATACCTGATAATTCTTTAAAATTATTAAATGAGATTTATTCATTATTGCAGAACAATGAGTTAAAAAAGCAGCTTGCTGAAATCGTTGTTGAGAATTACAAGGAAGTTTATGAATACTATAAAGAAATGAAAGAAATCGGTTCACCCAAATACTTAAATTATGAATCACGTGTTGAAACCTTTTTTAGTGAATATGAATTTTTTACAAGAAGGTTACTTAATTAG
- the recG gene encoding ATP-dependent DNA helicase RecG, with amino-acid sequence MIEEMIDSFENVILLKEKEIKTWEDIFPSFYKITKTHVKEIKDKELLEDIKKILAYIKPLKILPESRKQQRLDGLKKSLIILKEKYLIDEITEEPEKRMSLFTDIKYIKYVGNKRSLLLNKIGVHSLRDFLYLQPRDYEDRRKVVKIFNAKDNEKAVVIGKIINSDEVRINKGLTIYNFSIEDDTGVMIITFFNQDYIKTYLKKGLKVAFYGKVELSYGMKQMKSPDYQILSSNEDFKKEILPVYPLTAGLFQSTMRKISKVIVQQTFHMEEFLPNEFINDFNLLDIKKRMKGLHFPLSMYHKERALYSLKYEETILFEIAMIYVKLKMKELKKGQTKNIVGNLTKKFLESLNFNLTDAQKKSYEEIKKDLNSPYPMNRLLQGDVGSGKTVVSELAAIDVCEAGYQVAIMVPTSVLAKQQFKRISKDFEPLGLKVSLLTGELKDSKKNSVKTELKTGDIDVVVGTHAIIQNDVEFKNLGLVIIDEQHRFGVNQRLDLIKKGNHPDILVMTATPIPRTLAMTFYGDLDVSIIDEMPKGRKPIKTLLLAESNIKNMYEFVKEELEQNNQVFFVYPLIEESEVLDLKNAQDMYEKLKQEFMNYSVGLLHGKLPVSEKNDIMEKFIKKEYNILVSTSVVEVGIDVPDATVMVIEHPDRFGLSQLHQLRGRVGRSKKQSFCFLVVNDNISDDVKQKLTSFSKTLDGFEVAEIDLKWRGPGKFFGVEQHGIPEFKFLNLVEDLSIIEGTRKKVELFLEESKELENFDNLKKELKIRYGDSLQLISVL; translated from the coding sequence ATGATTGAAGAAATGATTGATTCTTTTGAAAATGTTATTTTACTTAAAGAAAAGGAAATAAAAACTTGGGAAGATATCTTCCCAAGTTTTTATAAAATTACCAAAACTCACGTTAAAGAAATAAAAGATAAAGAGTTATTAGAGGATATAAAAAAGATCCTAGCATATATAAAACCTTTAAAGATTTTACCAGAATCTAGAAAGCAGCAAAGATTAGATGGATTAAAGAAATCTCTCATAATACTTAAGGAAAAATATTTGATAGATGAAATAACCGAAGAACCTGAAAAAAGAATGTCTTTGTTCACAGATATAAAATATATAAAGTACGTTGGCAACAAAAGATCTTTGCTTCTCAATAAGATAGGTGTTCACAGTTTAAGGGATTTTCTTTATTTGCAACCTCGTGATTATGAAGATAGGAGAAAAGTCGTAAAGATTTTTAATGCAAAAGATAATGAAAAGGCTGTAGTAATTGGAAAAATAATTAACTCAGATGAAGTTAGAATAAATAAAGGATTAACTATATACAACTTTTCTATTGAAGATGATACCGGAGTAATGATAATAACCTTTTTCAATCAAGATTATATAAAAACATATCTCAAAAAAGGTTTGAAAGTAGCTTTTTATGGCAAAGTTGAATTATCTTATGGAATGAAACAGATGAAAAGTCCTGATTATCAAATATTATCTAGTAACGAAGATTTCAAGAAAGAAATCCTTCCAGTGTATCCATTAACAGCTGGATTATTTCAGTCAACGATGCGTAAAATTTCAAAAGTAATTGTTCAACAAACTTTTCATATGGAAGAATTTTTACCAAATGAATTTATAAACGATTTTAACCTTTTGGACATAAAAAAACGCATGAAAGGCCTACATTTCCCTTTGAGTATGTATCACAAAGAGAGAGCTTTATATTCTTTAAAATATGAAGAAACAATATTATTTGAAATAGCCATGATATATGTTAAATTGAAGATGAAGGAATTGAAAAAAGGTCAAACAAAAAATATTGTAGGTAATTTAACCAAAAAGTTTTTAGAAAGTTTAAATTTTAACTTGACAGATGCTCAAAAAAAATCTTATGAAGAAATAAAGAAAGATTTAAATTCTCCGTACCCTATGAATAGACTTTTACAAGGAGACGTAGGATCGGGTAAAACAGTCGTTTCTGAACTTGCAGCGATAGATGTTTGTGAAGCAGGTTATCAAGTAGCAATAATGGTTCCTACTTCTGTTCTGGCTAAACAGCAATTTAAGAGGATATCAAAAGATTTTGAACCTTTAGGACTGAAAGTTTCTTTATTGACAGGTGAATTAAAAGACAGCAAAAAAAACTCTGTAAAAACAGAATTAAAAACCGGTGATATAGACGTAGTTGTAGGAACACATGCCATAATACAAAATGATGTTGAATTTAAAAATTTGGGATTGGTAATTATTGATGAACAACATAGGTTTGGTGTAAATCAAAGATTAGATTTAATAAAAAAAGGCAATCATCCTGATATTTTAGTTATGACTGCAACACCTATTCCTCGTACTTTAGCTATGACCTTTTATGGAGATTTGGATGTCAGTATTATAGATGAAATGCCTAAAGGGAGGAAACCTATTAAGACTTTGCTATTGGCTGAATCTAATATAAAGAATATGTATGAATTTGTAAAGGAAGAATTGGAACAAAATAATCAGGTTTTTTTTGTTTATCCTTTAATTGAAGAATCAGAAGTTTTAGATTTAAAAAATGCCCAAGATATGTATGAGAAGTTAAAACAAGAATTTATGAATTATAGTGTTGGATTATTACATGGTAAACTCCCTGTGTCAGAAAAAAATGATATTATGGAAAAATTCATAAAAAAAGAATACAATATCCTTGTTTCTACATCCGTTGTTGAAGTAGGAATAGATGTACCAGATGCAACTGTAATGGTTATAGAACATCCGGATAGATTCGGGTTATCACAATTACATCAACTTAGAGGCAGGGTGGGAAGGAGCAAAAAACAATCTTTCTGCTTTTTGGTTGTAAATGATAATATTAGTGATGATGTAAAACAAAAATTAACTTCTTTTTCTAAGACATTAGATGGCTTTGAAGTAGCAGAAATAGACTTAAAATGGAGAGGGCCGGGAAAATTTTTTGGGGTTGAGCAGCACGGAATTCCTGAATTTAAATTTTTGAATTTAGTAGAGGATTTATCTATTATTGAAGGCACTAGAAAAAAAGTAGAGCTGTTTTTGGAAGAATCAAAAGAGCTTGAAAATTTTGACAATTTAAAAAAGGAATTAAAAATCCGTTATGGCGATTCTTTACAACTAATTAGTGTGCTGTGA
- a CDS encoding alkaline phosphatase, whose product MKNFFIFFIFLLFTVFTYSYDYIFLFIADGMGIPHMQLANLYKQYSYQEELNMFKIPYFSLVDTSSLNGVTDSAAAITAILSKEKTYNDRINIDRNGKKLFPITYDLKSLGYQIGVITTNTIIDATPAGAYASTVNRRNYDNIKQDLLNSGFDLFIGGGKPYFDKNIASQFGYTYSEELKDQVTKNKEIVMLYYGNFPFLTDDFNRISLKDTLEYALKKFEDEPFFIIIEGGRIDHASHAHDTISMIYEIWDFDDATKVALDFLNQQPEDTLIIVTADHSTGGLSLGDGFISTSKIPNNDFSYEKLINIFNRYDNYEEFKKALNLKIDLEAPFYNTKNSEDSVTYQSELIKAFYDIQNQASGLNWGTFGHTLDYAPFFSNIPTESWLLLNSEIFSIFEISSSKFE is encoded by the coding sequence ATGAAAAATTTTTTTATTTTTTTTATCTTTTTATTATTTACAGTTTTTACTTATTCTTATGACTATATATTTCTTTTCATAGCCGATGGAATGGGGATCCCTCATATGCAATTAGCAAATTTATATAAACAATATTCTTATCAAGAAGAGCTAAATATGTTTAAAATCCCTTATTTTTCTTTAGTTGACACTTCTTCATTAAATGGAGTTACTGATTCAGCTGCAGCTATAACAGCAATATTGTCAAAAGAGAAAACGTATAACGACAGAATAAATATAGACAGAAATGGGAAAAAATTATTCCCCATTACTTATGATCTAAAAAGTCTAGGATATCAAATTGGAGTTATTACTACTAATACTATTATTGATGCCACTCCTGCAGGCGCTTATGCTTCTACAGTGAACCGAAGAAATTACGATAATATCAAACAAGATCTACTAAATAGCGGGTTTGACCTTTTCATTGGAGGTGGTAAACCATATTTTGACAAAAATATTGCCTCTCAATTTGGGTATACTTACTCAGAAGAGCTAAAAGATCAAGTCACAAAAAACAAGGAAATTGTGATGCTCTATTATGGGAATTTCCCTTTCTTAACTGATGATTTTAACAGAATTTCTTTAAAAGATACTTTAGAATATGCCCTGAAAAAATTTGAAGATGAACCTTTTTTTATTATTATCGAAGGTGGTAGAATTGATCACGCTTCCCATGCTCATGATACTATCTCAATGATTTATGAAATATGGGATTTCGATGATGCAACCAAAGTTGCATTAGATTTTTTAAATCAGCAACCTGAAGATACTTTAATAATAGTCACTGCTGATCATTCTACAGGTGGCTTGAGCTTAGGAGATGGCTTTATCTCAACAAGTAAAATCCCCAATAATGACTTTTCTTATGAGAAACTGATCAACATTTTTAACCGTTACGATAATTATGAAGAATTTAAAAAGGCATTAAACCTAAAAATTGATTTAGAAGCTCCTTTTTATAATACCAAGAATTCAGAAGATAGCGTTACTTACCAATCCGAATTAATCAAAGCTTTCTACGATATTCAAAACCAGGCTAGTGGATTAAATTGGGGAACATTTGGCCATACACTCGATTATGCGCCTTTTTTTTCTAATATTCCAACAGAAAGCTGGTTATTATTAAACAGCGAGATTTTTTCGATTTTTGAGATTTCTTCTTCTAAATTCGAATAA
- the lgt gene encoding prolipoprotein diacylglyceryl transferase → MKDKVFFNILMFSVISFFLISLIILPRSFSGEWYFSPIMLQIGRIEIRWYGVLIALSILLATFIAEKEAKKEKIDEDDLFTAVSLGIIFGILGARLYYVIFNFDYFSGNLFAIFKIWQGGLAIHGAILAAFLVVFLYTKIKKNCSFTFLQGLDLFTFVLPLAQSIGRWGNFFNHEAYGAPTNLPWKMYIAPQDRMIGYESYEYFHPTFFYESAWNLVVFLILFYFIRNKRKSYGEVTALYLILYSIGRIPIESLRTDSLYLGNFRVAILISIILIILGIGLFFYLRKKRKNFEIKE, encoded by the coding sequence ATAAAGGATAAAGTTTTTTTCAATATTTTAATGTTTAGTGTTATTTCTTTTTTCCTAATTTCATTAATAATTTTACCCAGGAGTTTTTCAGGAGAATGGTATTTTAGTCCTATAATGCTTCAGATAGGAAGAATTGAAATTCGTTGGTATGGGGTATTAATCGCTTTGTCAATACTATTAGCAACCTTTATAGCCGAAAAAGAAGCTAAAAAAGAAAAAATTGATGAAGACGATCTATTTACAGCAGTTTCACTTGGAATTATCTTTGGTATATTAGGAGCGAGACTTTATTACGTGATTTTCAACTTTGACTATTTTTCAGGAAATCTTTTTGCTATATTCAAAATATGGCAAGGCGGTTTAGCTATTCATGGAGCTATTTTAGCTGCATTTTTGGTAGTATTTTTATATACAAAAATTAAGAAAAACTGTTCTTTTACCTTTCTTCAAGGTTTAGACCTATTTACATTCGTTCTTCCATTAGCTCAATCTATTGGAAGATGGGGTAATTTTTTTAATCACGAAGCTTACGGCGCTCCGACTAATTTACCTTGGAAGATGTACATTGCCCCACAGGATAGAATGATTGGATACGAAAGTTATGAATACTTTCATCCAACTTTTTTTTATGAATCAGCCTGGAATTTAGTTGTTTTTTTAATATTATTTTACTTTATCAGAAATAAAAGAAAAAGTTATGGTGAAGTTACTGCATTATACTTGATTTTATATTCAATAGGTAGAATCCCAATAGAAAGTCTAAGAACGGATAGCCTTTATTTAGGAAATTTCAGAGTTGCTATTTTAATAAGTATTATATTGATTATCTTGGGTATCGGGCTTTTTTTCTATTTGAGAAAGAAAAGAAAAAATTTCGAAATTAAGGAGTGA
- a CDS encoding calcium/sodium antiporter, translating to MINILLIALGILLLVRGADRLIEGALGLSKKLGLSELFVGLTVVAFGTSAPELVVTISSSIKGSSVGIGNVLGSNVANIGLILGISFLLSPTKIQKSTANIEMPFLLIISVVIFAMVMEGNSVLTRYDGMILITFLIIFMAYLYYMAQNDQQVRKQLLESEGPKQEKEEPWSKIILFSALGLTMLMIGGELTVNNAVIFAKNIGISESLIGVTIVAIGTSLPELVTAIVAAVKHSDDIVMGNIIGSNTFNIAAILGISALVNGAKADRSVAFDTSYGLILALVLLVWIFLKKDNKVGKGLGGVLLSMYILYILISIRIG from the coding sequence TTGATCAATATTCTATTAATTGCATTAGGTATTCTTCTTTTAGTTCGCGGTGCAGATAGATTAATAGAAGGAGCCCTCGGTTTATCTAAAAAGTTAGGATTATCCGAATTATTCGTTGGTCTAACGGTCGTTGCTTTTGGAACAAGTGCACCAGAATTAGTTGTAACTATTTCATCCTCTATTAAAGGCTCAAGTGTAGGTATAGGAAACGTTTTAGGATCTAATGTTGCAAATATAGGATTGATATTAGGAATTTCTTTTTTACTATCTCCTACCAAGATTCAAAAATCCACAGCCAATATAGAAATGCCTTTTTTATTGATAATTTCTGTGGTTATTTTCGCTATGGTTATGGAAGGGAATAGCGTTTTAACAAGATACGATGGCATGATATTGATTACATTCTTAATCATTTTTATGGCTTATCTTTATTATATGGCTCAAAACGATCAACAAGTAAGAAAGCAGCTTCTTGAAAGTGAAGGGCCTAAGCAAGAAAAAGAAGAACCTTGGTCTAAGATCATTCTATTTTCTGCATTGGGACTAACTATGCTTATGATAGGTGGTGAATTAACCGTTAATAACGCAGTTATATTTGCAAAAAACATAGGAATTTCAGAATCTTTGATAGGAGTTACAATAGTTGCTATTGGAACTTCATTGCCTGAATTAGTCACCGCTATAGTTGCTGCGGTTAAACATTCTGATGATATAGTTATGGGTAATATAATCGGTTCTAATACTTTTAATATAGCTGCTATTTTAGGTATATCCGCTTTAGTAAATGGTGCAAAAGCTGACAGATCTGTTGCTTTTGATACATCTTATGGACTCATACTTGCATTAGTTCTACTTGTTTGGATCTTTCTAAAAAAAGACAACAAAGTTGGGAAAGGTTTAGGTGGGGTTCTTTTATCCATGTACATACTATACATTTTGATAAGTATAAGAATCGGTTAG